One Microcebus murinus isolate Inina chromosome 10, M.murinus_Inina_mat1.0, whole genome shotgun sequence DNA segment encodes these proteins:
- the SLC38A2 gene encoding sodium-coupled neutral amino acid symporter 2 isoform X2, with translation MKQTLILLTFVSIFSLYSVHLLLKTANEGGSLLYEQLGHKAFGLVGKLAASGSITMQNIGAMSSYLFIVKYELPLVIKALMNIEDTTGVWYLNGDYLVLLVSLVLILPLSMLRNLGYLGYTSGLSLLCMMFFLIVVICKKFQIPCPMEAALIINETINNTLTQPMSLASDLAFNVTEGDSCRPHYFIFNSQTVYAVPILTFSFVCHPAILPIYEELKGRSRRRMMNVSKISFFAMYLMYLLAALFGYLTFYEHVESELLHTYSAVMGMDILLLIVRLAVLMAVTLTVPVVIFPIRSSVTHLLCASKDFSWWRHSLITVAILSFTNMLVIFVPTIRDIFGFIGASAAAMLIFILPSAFYIKLVKKESMKSVQKIGALLFLLSGIVVMIGSMTLIVLDWIHNAPGGGH, from the exons ATGAAACAGACttt AATTCTCTTGACATTTGTGTCAATATTTTCCCTGTATTCTGTTCATCTCCTTTTGAAGACTGCCAATGAAGGAG GGTCTTTATTATATGAACAATTGGGACATAAGGCATTTGGATTGGTTGGAAAGCTTGCAGCCTCTGGATCAATTACAATGCAGAACATTGGag CTATGTCAAGCTACCTCTTCATAGTGAAATATGAGTTACCTTTGGTGATCAAGGCATTAATGAACATTGAAGATACAACTGG aGTGTGGTATCTGAATGGTGACTATTTGGTCCTGTTGGTGTCATTGGTGCTCATTCTTCCTTTGTCAATGCTGAGAAATTTAG GATATTTGGGATATACCAGTGGCCTTTCCTTGTTGTGTATGATGTTCTTTCTGATTGtg gtGATTTGCAAGAAATTTCAGATTCCTTGTCCTATGGAAGCTGCTTTGATAATTAATGAAACAATAAACAACACCTTAACACAGCCAATGTCTTTGGCATCTGATTTGGCATTTAATGTGACTGAAGGTGATTCTTGCAGAccacactattttattttcaactcaCAG ACTGTCTATGCTGTGCCAATTCTGACCTTTTCATTTGTCTGTCATCCGGCTATTCTTCCCATCTATGAAGAGCTGAAAGG CCGCAGCCGTCGAAGAATGATGAATGTGTCCAAGATTTCATTTTTCGCCATGTATCTCATGTATCTGCTTGCTGCCCTCTTTGGATACCTGACATTTTACG AACATGTTGAGTCAGAATTGCTTCATACCTACTCTGCTGTCATGGGAATGGATATTCTTCTTCTCATTGTCCGTTTGGCTGTGTTAATGGCTGTCACTCTGACAGTACCAGTAGTTATTTTCCCG aTCCGGAGTTCCGTAACTCACTTGTTGTGTGCCTCAAAAGATTTCAGTTGGTGGCGTCATAGTCTCATTACAGTGGCTATCTTGTCGTTTACCAATATGCTTGTCATCTTTGTCCCAACTATTAGGGATATCTTTGGTTTCATTG GTGCATCTGCAGCTGCtatgttgatttttattcttcCGTCTGCCTTCTATATCAAGTTAGTGAAGAAAGAATCTATGAAATCTGTACAAAAGATTGGG GCTCTGTTATTCCTGTTGAGTGGCATAGTGGTGATGATCGGAAGCATGACCTTGATTGTCTTGGATTGGATACACAATGCCCCCGGAGGCGGCCATTAA
- the SLC38A2 gene encoding sodium-coupled neutral amino acid symporter 2 isoform X1 — protein MKKSEMGRFNISPDEDSSSYSSNSDFNYSYPTKQAALKSHYADVDPENQNFLLESNLGKKKYETDFHPGTTSFGMSVFNLSNAIVGSGILGLSYAMANTGIALFIILLTFVSIFSLYSVHLLLKTANEGGSLLYEQLGHKAFGLVGKLAASGSITMQNIGAMSSYLFIVKYELPLVIKALMNIEDTTGVWYLNGDYLVLLVSLVLILPLSMLRNLGYLGYTSGLSLLCMMFFLIVVICKKFQIPCPMEAALIINETINNTLTQPMSLASDLAFNVTEGDSCRPHYFIFNSQTVYAVPILTFSFVCHPAILPIYEELKGRSRRRMMNVSKISFFAMYLMYLLAALFGYLTFYEHVESELLHTYSAVMGMDILLLIVRLAVLMAVTLTVPVVIFPIRSSVTHLLCASKDFSWWRHSLITVAILSFTNMLVIFVPTIRDIFGFIGASAAAMLIFILPSAFYIKLVKKESMKSVQKIGALLFLLSGIVVMIGSMTLIVLDWIHNAPGGGH, from the exons ATGAAGAAATCCGAAATGGGGAGGTTCAACATTTCTCCGGATGAGGACAGCAGCAGCTACAGCTCCAACAGCGACTTCAACTACTCCTACCCCACCAAGCAAGCTGCTCTGAAAAG CCATTATGCAGATGTAGATCCTGAAAACCAGAACTTTTTACTTGAATCGAATTTGGGGAAGAAGAAGTATGAAACAGACttt CATCCAGGTACTACTTCCTTTGGAATGTCAGTATTTAATCTGAGCAATGCGATTGTGGGCAGTGGAATCCTTGGGCTTTCTTATGCCATGGCTAATACTGGAATTGCTCTTTTTAT AATTCTCTTGACATTTGTGTCAATATTTTCCCTGTATTCTGTTCATCTCCTTTTGAAGACTGCCAATGAAGGAG GGTCTTTATTATATGAACAATTGGGACATAAGGCATTTGGATTGGTTGGAAAGCTTGCAGCCTCTGGATCAATTACAATGCAGAACATTGGag CTATGTCAAGCTACCTCTTCATAGTGAAATATGAGTTACCTTTGGTGATCAAGGCATTAATGAACATTGAAGATACAACTGG aGTGTGGTATCTGAATGGTGACTATTTGGTCCTGTTGGTGTCATTGGTGCTCATTCTTCCTTTGTCAATGCTGAGAAATTTAG GATATTTGGGATATACCAGTGGCCTTTCCTTGTTGTGTATGATGTTCTTTCTGATTGtg gtGATTTGCAAGAAATTTCAGATTCCTTGTCCTATGGAAGCTGCTTTGATAATTAATGAAACAATAAACAACACCTTAACACAGCCAATGTCTTTGGCATCTGATTTGGCATTTAATGTGACTGAAGGTGATTCTTGCAGAccacactattttattttcaactcaCAG ACTGTCTATGCTGTGCCAATTCTGACCTTTTCATTTGTCTGTCATCCGGCTATTCTTCCCATCTATGAAGAGCTGAAAGG CCGCAGCCGTCGAAGAATGATGAATGTGTCCAAGATTTCATTTTTCGCCATGTATCTCATGTATCTGCTTGCTGCCCTCTTTGGATACCTGACATTTTACG AACATGTTGAGTCAGAATTGCTTCATACCTACTCTGCTGTCATGGGAATGGATATTCTTCTTCTCATTGTCCGTTTGGCTGTGTTAATGGCTGTCACTCTGACAGTACCAGTAGTTATTTTCCCG aTCCGGAGTTCCGTAACTCACTTGTTGTGTGCCTCAAAAGATTTCAGTTGGTGGCGTCATAGTCTCATTACAGTGGCTATCTTGTCGTTTACCAATATGCTTGTCATCTTTGTCCCAACTATTAGGGATATCTTTGGTTTCATTG GTGCATCTGCAGCTGCtatgttgatttttattcttcCGTCTGCCTTCTATATCAAGTTAGTGAAGAAAGAATCTATGAAATCTGTACAAAAGATTGGG GCTCTGTTATTCCTGTTGAGTGGCATAGTGGTGATGATCGGAAGCATGACCTTGATTGTCTTGGATTGGATACACAATGCCCCCGGAGGCGGCCATTAA